One Balnearium lithotrophicum DNA window includes the following coding sequences:
- a CDS encoding endonuclease III domain-containing protein — protein sequence MEREALIERVRKVKEILDRYFPEAYKPRRTPLEQAVFTVLSQNTTDRQAERCLENLKNLTGNRLLLIKDLPEEKVIEAIKPCGMYNQKYRALKSLLFDWKELEEKLRVLPEREAIELLKSYPFIGSKTARVILTFGFGKNTFPIDTHCRRVLSRLGIFPKDWSLDEISEFMEENFSAEFNRKLHYDLIRVGRKFCKPKKPRCEECPLREVCKFHKV from the coding sequence ATGGAAAGGGAAGCTTTAATCGAAAGGGTAAGGAAGGTTAAGGAAATTTTGGATAGGTACTTTCCCGAGGCCTACAAACCAAGGAGAACACCATTAGAACAGGCTGTCTTTACCGTTTTAAGCCAGAACACAACTGACAGACAGGCAGAAAGGTGTTTAGAGAATCTGAAAAATTTGACAGGGAACAGACTCCTGTTAATCAAGGACCTCCCTGAAGAAAAAGTCATTGAGGCAATTAAACCCTGTGGGATGTACAACCAAAAGTACAGAGCTCTCAAATCTCTACTTTTTGACTGGAAGGAGTTAGAGGAAAAGTTAAGGGTTCTTCCAGAGAGGGAGGCAATAGAGCTCCTCAAGTCCTACCCATTTATCGGCTCAAAAACGGCAAGGGTTATACTTACGTTTGGATTTGGAAAGAATACATTTCCAATAGATACCCACTGCAGGAGAGTGCTGAGCAGGTTGGGAATTTTTCCCAAGGACTGGAGTTTGGATGAGATTTCGGAGTTTATGGAGGAAAACTTTTCGGCAGAATTCAACAGGAAGCTCCACTACGACCTGATAAGAGTTGGAAGGAAGTTCTGTAAACCTAAAAAACCAAGGTGTGAAGAGTGCCCCCTTAGGGAAGTTTGCAAATTTCACAAAGTTTAA
- the glp gene encoding gephyrin-like molybdotransferase Glp — protein MEFYIGFDRALEIISSQEFLLPSEFASLFDSYGRVLRENLIADRDDPPAPVSAMDGYGVKKEDIKSIPAKLKVVGEVPAGKIPNIKVSKGEAVKLFTGSLVPEGVDTVVPVEETEGSGEFVVIKKSYPQGQNVRLRGENYKVGDILVEEGAVLRAPEVGIAASIGKPYLRVSSKPRVGIITTGNEILEPWDDLDSISQIHNTNAYTLYSLVKESGGEPIYLGILKDSKDETAERIHKGIETCDVLITTGGVSMGDYDFVKQVVKELGIEVLFYKVRVKPGKPVLFGKRGSKFFFGLPGFPVSTVVSFNLFVLPLLRKIQGARELFRKRVKAKLLMDFKRRKAERREFVRAELINKDGKFLVKPLRKQGSGVLTSLVGGKVLMMVPEGIREIKFGSEVEVVLI, from the coding sequence ATGGAGTTTTACATAGGCTTTGACAGAGCTCTTGAAATTATCTCCTCACAGGAATTTTTACTTCCTTCAGAATTTGCTTCCCTCTTTGACTCGTACGGCAGGGTTTTGAGGGAGAATTTAATTGCAGATAGGGACGACCCGCCTGCCCCGGTTTCTGCAATGGACGGCTATGGAGTGAAGAAGGAAGATATTAAATCAATCCCTGCGAAATTGAAAGTTGTTGGAGAGGTTCCAGCAGGAAAAATTCCTAACATTAAAGTTAGCAAGGGAGAGGCTGTAAAGCTCTTTACCGGCTCCTTAGTTCCAGAGGGGGTTGATACTGTAGTTCCCGTTGAGGAAACTGAAGGCTCGGGAGAGTTCGTCGTTATAAAAAAATCGTATCCACAGGGGCAGAATGTTAGGTTAAGGGGTGAAAACTACAAGGTTGGCGATATTCTTGTAGAAGAGGGAGCTGTTCTGAGAGCCCCAGAGGTTGGAATAGCTGCATCTATTGGAAAACCTTATCTAAGGGTGTCGTCCAAACCGAGAGTAGGAATTATCACAACGGGAAACGAAATTTTAGAACCCTGGGATGATTTGGATTCTATCTCTCAGATACACAATACAAATGCCTATACTCTTTACTCCCTTGTAAAGGAATCGGGAGGAGAGCCTATCTATTTAGGGATATTGAAGGACTCAAAGGATGAAACGGCTGAAAGAATTCACAAGGGAATAGAGACCTGTGATGTCCTCATTACAACCGGTGGCGTTTCAATGGGAGACTACGACTTTGTCAAACAGGTTGTTAAGGAATTGGGTATAGAGGTTCTATTTTACAAAGTAAGAGTAAAACCGGGAAAACCTGTCCTCTTTGGAAAGAGGGGAAGTAAGTTTTTCTTTGGACTACCGGGATTTCCCGTTTCTACAGTTGTTAGCTTCAACCTCTTTGTTCTTCCACTGTTAAGAAAAATTCAGGGAGCAAGGGAACTGTTTAGAAAGAGGGTTAAAGCAAAACTTTTAATGGATTTCAAGAGAAGAAAAGCAGAAAGAAGGGAGTTTGTCAGGGCAGAACTTATCAATAAAGACGGTAAATTTCTTGTAAAACCCCTAAGGAAGCAGGGGTCAGGAGTTCTAACTTCCCTTGTTGGGGGTAAAGTTCTCATGATGGTTCCTGAAGGAATAAGGGAGATAAAATTCGGTAGTGAAGTTGAGGTTGTTCTTATTTAA
- the mobB gene encoding molybdopterin-guanine dinucleotide biosynthesis protein B: MVPVVSFIGYHNSGKTTFATEVVKILKERGYKVGVLKSTKHRQLITDTPGKDSFKYREAGADAVGIVSPDELVLFQDIDRDSLDLNFLSFLLFGEYDIVVCEGFKNADVPKIEVLKKENSEKPLFKKVENVIAVISDFPVEEGIRRFNRNDYDKVAKFLIENFIEKGTEGFENEVELFINGKKIPIKYYDGETLREILNSFIKPLKGIEYPVKRMDVRIVRGKGRRS, translated from the coding sequence ATGGTTCCTGTAGTTTCCTTTATTGGCTATCACAACTCAGGTAAAACAACGTTTGCAACAGAGGTTGTAAAGATTTTAAAGGAAAGAGGATATAAGGTAGGAGTTCTAAAGTCCACGAAACACAGACAGTTAATAACCGATACTCCTGGAAAGGACTCATTTAAGTACAGGGAAGCAGGGGCTGACGCTGTAGGAATAGTTTCTCCAGATGAATTGGTTTTATTTCAGGATATAGATAGGGATAGTTTAGATCTTAATTTCCTATCCTTTCTGCTCTTTGGCGAATACGATATAGTTGTGTGTGAGGGATTCAAAAATGCCGACGTTCCGAAAATAGAGGTTTTAAAGAAGGAAAACTCCGAAAAACCCCTGTTTAAGAAGGTGGAAAACGTAATAGCCGTTATTTCCGATTTTCCCGTTGAAGAAGGAATTAGGAGATTTAATAGAAATGACTACGATAAGGTAGCAAAATTTCTAATAGAAAACTTTATAGAAAAAGGAACAGAAGGATTTGAGAATGAGGTGGAGCTCTTCATAAATGGAAAGAAAATCCCAATAAAATACTACGATGGAGAAACGCTGAGAGAGATTCTTAACAGTTTTATAAAGCCTTTAAAGGGAATAGAGTATCCTGTTAAGAGAATGGACGTTAGGATTGTTAGAGGGAAGGGAAGGAGAAGTTGA
- a CDS encoding ATP-binding cassette domain-containing protein, whose protein sequence is MFLEVNFKKKLSKFELSVSFEVEEKEYFFIFGRSGAGKSMTVKIITGIEKPDKGRIYLNGKDITNLPIEERRIAYISQTPSLFPHMNVLENLCFPFKVRGLKPKLREIEEISQHFGISEILQEIPSKISGGEAQRVAIVRALLSKPHLLILDEPLNQLDFFTKTSLIPFLKDLKEKTTVIHITHDPFEIKELSDRVIFLERGKVKFVGSFQNLLSEFNFSFPSL, encoded by the coding sequence GTGTTTCTTGAGGTCAACTTCAAAAAGAAGCTCTCTAAGTTTGAACTATCGGTTTCATTTGAGGTAGAGGAAAAGGAGTACTTTTTCATCTTCGGAAGGAGTGGTGCAGGTAAGAGCATGACTGTAAAAATAATTACTGGAATAGAAAAACCTGACAAAGGAAGGATTTACCTTAATGGAAAAGACATTACAAACCTTCCCATTGAAGAGCGAAGGATAGCCTATATTTCCCAGACCCCTTCTCTTTTTCCTCATATGAACGTTTTAGAAAATCTGTGTTTCCCGTTTAAAGTGAGAGGTCTAAAACCTAAACTAAGAGAAATAGAAGAAATTTCTCAACACTTTGGAATCTCAGAAATTCTTCAGGAGATACCCTCCAAAATTTCCGGGGGAGAAGCTCAAAGGGTAGCCATAGTTAGAGCTCTTCTCTCAAAACCCCATCTTCTAATTCTTGACGAACCACTGAATCAACTCGATTTTTTTACAAAGACGTCACTAATACCCTTTCTCAAAGACCTTAAGGAAAAAACAACGGTAATACACATAACCCATGACCCATTTGAAATAAAGGAACTTTCCGATAGAGTCATCTTTTTAGAAAGAGGAAAGGTCAAATTTGTTGGTTCCTTTCAAAATTTGCTATCAGAGTTCAACTTCTCCTTCCCTTCCCTCTAA
- a CDS encoding ABC transporter permease: protein MRKRSYFKFLILTFSTLSFLFVILPILHLLFSLNTESFLKTLKDREVWNALFTTFEGATLSTILGVTLGVPVAYVLSQSYFKGRKFLEGLFDLPIVIPHAAVGIIFLELLNSKSLLGELLSKLGITFVDTIYGIVVVMCFVSISYIVASSLAGFESVNRELIWTARTLGASPFKVFRLIIFPLSIPFILRGAVLAFARAVSEMGALLIVAYYPKTIPILMYERFENYGLSSSTPIAALVTFLSLVIFSIVLSLPYRRYSRVS, encoded by the coding sequence ATGAGAAAAAGAAGTTACTTTAAGTTCTTAATCTTAACCTTTTCTACCTTATCGTTCTTATTTGTAATCCTCCCTATTCTTCATCTACTTTTTTCCCTTAACACGGAAAGTTTCCTTAAAACTCTAAAGGACAGGGAAGTTTGGAATGCCCTCTTTACTACGTTTGAGGGAGCAACCCTTTCAACGATTTTAGGAGTTACGTTGGGAGTTCCTGTAGCATACGTTCTCTCTCAAAGCTACTTTAAAGGAAGGAAATTTTTAGAAGGACTCTTTGACTTACCTATAGTAATTCCACACGCTGCCGTTGGAATAATATTTCTGGAACTTCTAAATTCAAAGTCCCTTTTAGGAGAGCTCCTTTCCAAGTTGGGAATAACGTTTGTAGATACTATCTACGGAATAGTTGTTGTTATGTGTTTTGTCAGTATCTCGTACATTGTAGCATCATCACTTGCCGGGTTTGAATCTGTCAATAGGGAGTTAATCTGGACAGCCAGGACTTTAGGTGCCTCTCCGTTTAAAGTTTTCAGGTTGATAATTTTTCCTCTGAGTATTCCCTTTATTTTAAGGGGAGCCGTTCTTGCCTTTGCCAGGGCTGTGAGTGAAATGGGAGCTCTCCTAATAGTAGCCTACTATCCAAAGACGATTCCTATCTTGATGTACGAGCGTTTTGAAAATTACGGCTTAAGTTCCTCAACGCCGATAGCTGCTCTTGTAACTTTTCTGAGTTTGGTAATTTTTTCCATCGTTCTATCCCTACCTTACAGGAGATATTCCCGTGTTTCTTGA
- the wtpA gene encoding tungstate ABC transporter substrate-binding protein WtpA, with translation MMKYFHFILLFFAIFPFPSFSADKVNLIVFHAGSLTVPFEAAKKEFERLHPEIDVRLEPSGSVQAIRKVIDLKKPCDVVASADYSLIPKLMFPKFSNHVYAFARNELVLCYTNSSKYSNEINENNWYEILKKSNVKWGFSNPNLDPCGYRTLMALSLADFYYKKPIFESLLSNSNLSLAREQDGILITVPNSLKTNHHIFIRPKAVALLGLLESGTIDYAFEYKSVALQHKLKFVELPPEINLSSIKFKDFYSKVYVKLANGKLIKGKPIVYGITTVLGAPHPKEAKLWEDFIISGKGAEILRRNYQEPMYPPILIKK, from the coding sequence ATGATGAAATATTTTCATTTTATTTTGTTATTTTTTGCTATTTTCCCTTTTCCTTCTTTTTCAGCAGATAAAGTCAATTTAATAGTATTTCATGCAGGCAGTTTAACTGTGCCGTTTGAGGCTGCTAAGAAGGAGTTTGAACGTTTACATCCTGAAATTGATGTAAGACTTGAACCGAGTGGTAGTGTACAGGCAATAAGAAAGGTAATAGATTTAAAGAAGCCTTGTGATGTTGTTGCAAGTGCCGATTATTCATTGATTCCCAAGTTGATGTTTCCAAAGTTCTCAAACCACGTTTATGCATTCGCAAGAAACGAACTCGTTCTCTGTTACACTAATAGTTCTAAATACTCTAATGAAATTAATGAGAACAACTGGTACGAGATTCTGAAGAAAAGTAATGTTAAATGGGGTTTCTCAAATCCGAACCTTGACCCTTGTGGATACAGAACTCTTATGGCCTTAAGTTTGGCTGATTTTTACTACAAAAAGCCAATATTTGAGAGTCTCCTGTCAAATTCCAATCTCTCTTTAGCAAGGGAACAGGATGGAATCTTAATTACCGTTCCAAATAGCTTAAAGACGAACCATCACATTTTTATAAGACCAAAAGCTGTTGCTCTCTTAGGATTACTCGAGAGTGGCACTATAGATTACGCATTCGAGTACAAAAGTGTAGCTCTTCAACACAAGCTAAAATTTGTAGAGTTACCTCCTGAAATAAACTTATCCAGTATCAAGTTTAAGGACTTTTATTCAAAAGTTTATGTTAAGTTGGCGAATGGGAAGTTGATTAAGGGAAAACCAATAGTTTACGGAATTACTACCGTGTTGGGAGCTCCCCATCCAAAAGAGGCTAAACTCTGGGAAGATTTTATAATTTCAGGAAAAGGAGCAGAAATTTTAAGGAGGAACTATCAGGAACCTATGTATCCTCCTATTTTAATTAAGAAATGA
- a CDS encoding CoB--CoM heterodisulfide reductase iron-sulfur subunit B family protein yields MIRIGFYQGCCFQGQDAHMFETMKETFRRLDVDLGLLEETTCCGGNTIDEENRKLSYAINARNIALAEAQGLDMLISCNTCYMVIAKAKRALDTNKKLRDEINELLREEGLEYRGTNKIYHLLDFFRDVVGYERIKKAVRRPLKGWKVAAYYGCHVLYPKEIAIDNSDNPSSLQEILKALGAEVVDDFEGKDACCGYHAFFTDKSMTLKKLGRILGGVKKVGADIVATPCPLCFKSFDIYQTNMENPPNVPSSFLPEIMAYAFGIDKDKAGLSHHLIKVEKE; encoded by the coding sequence GTGATTAGGATAGGGTTTTATCAAGGATGCTGTTTTCAGGGACAGGATGCCCATATGTTTGAAACGATGAAGGAGACTTTTAGAAGGTTGGACGTTGACCTTGGCCTTTTAGAGGAAACTACCTGTTGTGGTGGGAATACAATTGATGAGGAGAACAGAAAACTATCTTATGCAATAAATGCAAGGAACATTGCTCTTGCCGAAGCTCAAGGTTTAGATATGCTGATTTCTTGTAATACGTGTTACATGGTTATTGCAAAAGCAAAGAGAGCTCTCGACACCAATAAAAAACTCAGGGATGAGATAAACGAACTGTTAAGGGAAGAAGGACTCGAATACAGAGGAACAAATAAAATTTATCACCTTTTGGACTTTTTCAGGGATGTTGTAGGATACGAAAGAATTAAAAAGGCTGTAAGGAGACCTTTAAAAGGCTGGAAAGTTGCGGCTTACTACGGTTGCCACGTTCTCTATCCAAAAGAAATAGCAATAGATAATAGTGACAACCCATCTTCCCTTCAGGAGATACTTAAGGCATTAGGAGCTGAGGTTGTTGATGACTTTGAGGGAAAAGATGCCTGCTGTGGATATCACGCCTTCTTTACGGACAAATCAATGACTTTAAAAAAGCTTGGTAGAATTTTGGGAGGAGTTAAAAAAGTAGGTGCGGACATCGTTGCTACACCCTGTCCTTTATGTTTCAAATCATTTGATATTTACCAAACAAACATGGAAAATCCCCCAAACGTTCCATCCTCCTTTTTACCGGAGATAATGGCCTACGCTTTCGGAATTGATAAGGACAAGGCAGGACTCTCCCACCACTTAATTAAGGTGGAGAAAGAATAG
- a CDS encoding succinate dehydrogenase/fumarate reductase iron-sulfur subunit has product METAILRVFRYDPEKDQAPYYKDYEVPVEGTLLNALLYIKDNIDPTLAFRAFCRSEVCGSCSMKVNGKTKLACKTPMKELVETWKGKPLRVEPLNHMRVIKDLVVDIDKPIEKMKTLIPWLVPDPRVVPSDPMHESIIYPEELEAYKDQIHCMLCFSCYSECEAVADNDRYRGPFAFSRAYRFQVDRRDIETAKEKRIRYSISGGLWSCVQCQKCLYVCPKGVKPAEDIQNLRGQAVKKGFTDKPGAKKLKHFVDWIYATGQINRLYLPEEVYGNREAREKLTKTYTEMGVEVWEVPKPTKGLMKFRDIYLEILSKEDRALDLDFSHVRKIDKMVSDIFKADICTIVDRVHEKGESSKGLISKLKGLFGGE; this is encoded by the coding sequence ATGGAAACCGCAATACTCAGAGTTTTTAGATACGACCCTGAAAAGGACCAAGCTCCTTACTATAAGGATTATGAAGTTCCCGTTGAGGGTACATTACTAAATGCCCTTCTCTACATAAAGGACAACATTGACCCGACTTTGGCCTTCAGGGCTTTCTGCAGGAGTGAGGTCTGTGGTTCCTGTTCCATGAAGGTTAACGGAAAAACAAAACTTGCATGTAAGACTCCTATGAAGGAGCTGGTTGAGACCTGGAAAGGAAAGCCTCTGAGAGTAGAACCTCTCAACCACATGAGAGTTATAAAGGACTTGGTTGTTGATATTGATAAACCAATTGAAAAGATGAAAACCCTAATTCCGTGGCTTGTCCCAGACCCGAGAGTTGTTCCGAGCGACCCGATGCACGAGAGCATTATCTATCCTGAGGAGCTGGAGGCCTACAAAGACCAGATTCACTGTATGCTCTGCTTTTCATGCTACTCCGAATGTGAAGCTGTTGCCGACAACGATAGGTACAGGGGGCCCTTTGCGTTCTCAAGGGCCTATAGATTTCAGGTTGATAGAAGGGACATAGAAACCGCAAAAGAAAAGAGAATAAGGTACTCAATCTCTGGAGGACTTTGGAGCTGTGTTCAGTGTCAGAAGTGTCTGTACGTTTGTCCAAAGGGAGTAAAGCCTGCTGAGGACATTCAGAACTTGAGAGGACAGGCCGTTAAGAAAGGGTTTACTGATAAGCCTGGAGCCAAAAAGCTCAAACACTTTGTTGATTGGATATACGCCACGGGACAGATTAACAGGCTCTACCTGCCTGAAGAGGTTTACGGAAATAGGGAGGCAAGGGAAAAACTCACCAAGACCTATACGGAGATGGGAGTTGAAGTGTGGGAAGTTCCTAAGCCTACAAAGGGACTTATGAAGTTTAGGGACATATACCTTGAAATTCTCTCTAAAGAGGACAGAGCTCTTGACTTGGACTTCTCCCATGTTAGGAAGATTGACAAGATGGTCAGTGATATCTTCAAGGCCGATATATGTACGATAGTTGATAGGGTTCACGAGAAGGGGGAGAGCTCAAAGGGCCTCATTTCAAAGTTAAAAGGACTTTTTGGAGGTGAATAG
- a CDS encoding FAD-binding protein, giving the protein MIEYDIVIVGGGGAGLYSALWTAENTILKVAVITKVYPTRSHTGAAEGGINAVLTHSVGDSPEAHAYDTVKGSDFLADQDAVDIMCKMGAAVIYDIAHRGVPFSRRPDGRIAQRPFGGASFPRTCYAADKTGFYILQTLYEQCLKNNVTFLNEWFLLSIIHNGERVEGITAWDIRNGGVHLIKTKAVILATGGHARVYWNRTSNALGNTGDGTAAVLRAGLPLKDMEFIQFHPTGLAKTGILVTEGARGEGGYLRNKEGERFMKRYAPEKMELAPRDIVARAIQTEIDEGRGCGPNGDYICLDLTHLGEEKINERLPQTREHAILYEGVDPVKEPIPIAPTAHYSMGGIDTDKLGRTPIKGLYAAGECACVSVHGANRLGGNSLLDVLVYGRLTALEAVKYADEAPETTPSLAKVKDDERRILELMESDGKEKIADLRKELGNVMMKHFGVFREESSMKEGLEKLYEIKERAKHIKVYDSSKKFNTDLITALEFLNLVDLAPAIAVPAIERKESRGAHARKDFPNRDDKNFLKHSVIKLKEDGSYELSWKPVVIKKFPPEERKY; this is encoded by the coding sequence ATGATAGAGTACGACATAGTTATAGTTGGTGGCGGAGGAGCAGGACTCTACTCTGCACTCTGGACGGCCGAAAACACAATTTTAAAGGTTGCAGTTATAACAAAGGTTTATCCTACGCGTTCCCACACTGGAGCTGCCGAGGGGGGAATTAACGCAGTTTTAACCCACTCCGTTGGAGATAGCCCTGAGGCCCATGCTTACGATACCGTAAAGGGGAGCGACTTCTTAGCTGACCAGGATGCCGTTGACATAATGTGTAAAATGGGGGCAGCTGTTATATACGATATAGCCCACAGAGGGGTTCCCTTTTCAAGAAGACCTGATGGAAGAATAGCTCAAAGGCCTTTCGGAGGTGCATCCTTTCCGAGAACATGCTATGCAGCTGATAAGACAGGGTTTTACATACTTCAAACGTTGTACGAGCAGTGTTTAAAGAACAATGTGACTTTCTTAAACGAGTGGTTTCTCCTCTCAATTATTCACAACGGAGAAAGGGTTGAGGGAATAACAGCCTGGGATATTAGAAATGGGGGAGTTCACCTAATAAAGACTAAGGCTGTAATTTTAGCTACCGGAGGACATGCAAGGGTTTACTGGAACAGGACTTCAAATGCCTTAGGAAATACGGGAGACGGAACTGCAGCTGTACTTAGAGCTGGATTACCTTTAAAGGATATGGAATTCATTCAGTTTCACCCTACAGGACTTGCAAAAACGGGAATTTTAGTTACAGAGGGAGCAAGGGGAGAAGGTGGTTACCTGAGAAATAAGGAAGGTGAAAGATTCATGAAAAGGTATGCTCCCGAGAAGATGGAGCTTGCTCCAAGGGATATTGTTGCAAGAGCTATACAGACAGAAATTGATGAAGGTAGGGGTTGCGGGCCAAATGGTGACTACATCTGTTTGGATTTAACCCACTTAGGTGAGGAGAAAATAAACGAGAGGCTTCCTCAAACGAGAGAGCATGCAATTCTTTACGAGGGAGTTGACCCTGTTAAGGAACCAATTCCAATTGCTCCAACGGCTCACTACTCAATGGGCGGAATTGATACGGATAAGTTAGGAAGAACCCCTATTAAGGGACTCTATGCAGCAGGTGAGTGTGCTTGTGTTTCTGTTCACGGAGCAAACAGACTTGGAGGAAACTCACTCCTTGATGTTTTGGTTTACGGGAGATTAACGGCCCTTGAAGCGGTTAAGTATGCCGATGAAGCTCCTGAGACAACTCCTTCACTGGCAAAGGTCAAAGATGATGAGAGAAGGATTCTTGAGCTTATGGAATCTGATGGAAAGGAAAAAATTGCCGACCTGAGGAAAGAGCTTGGGAACGTTATGATGAAACACTTTGGAGTATTTAGGGAAGAGTCCTCAATGAAGGAAGGATTGGAAAAACTTTACGAGATAAAGGAAAGGGCTAAACACATAAAAGTTTACGATTCAAGTAAAAAGTTTAACACCGATTTAATCACAGCCCTTGAGTTTCTCAACTTAGTTGATTTGGCTCCTGCTATTGCCGTCCCTGCTATAGAGAGGAAGGAAAGCAGGGGAGCTCATGCAAGAAAGGACTTTCCTAATAGGGACGATAAAAACTTCTTAAAGCACTCTGTAATTAAACTTAAAGAGGATGGCTCTTACGAACTTTCTTGGAAACCTGTAGTTATCAAGAAGTTTCCACCTGAGGAAAGGAAGTACTAA
- the sdhA gene encoding succinate dehydrogenase flavoprotein subunit, with protein MLQYDILIVGAGGGGLYAALETSKRKGLRVAVISKVFPTRSHTGAAQGGINAALGNVAPDSPEKHTYDTVKGSDFLADQDAVELMCDMAPKIIREMEHMGLPFSRLKDGRIAQRPFGGASFPRTCYAADKTGHVMLQTLYEQCLKNEVTFLNEWFALNLIHNGERISGIVAINLKTGEVEGIRAKAVILATGGHGRIYWNRTSNALGNTGDGPAMALRAGVPLKDMEFVQFHPTGLRRTGILVTEGARGEGGYLINKNGERFMKRYAPEKMELAPRDLVSRAIETEIMEGRGFKDSEGNEFVYLDLRHLGRDKILERLPQIRELAIDFEGVDPIEEPIPVRPTAHYSMGGIDADKFGRTPLKGLYAVGECACISVHGANRLGGNSLLDIVVFGKIAGEDAVNFVSEVSFSDFSESAVKDEERKIERLFENEGTEKLHQLRSELSDAMSRGVGIFREEKRMKEALEKVREIKERAKKLKVYDRERCFNTNLQQTLEFLNMVEVAETIAFSAIERRESRGAHYRTDYPKRDDENFLKHSLTIRKEDGELSISWKPVKITKFQPEERKY; from the coding sequence ATGCTTCAGTACGACATTTTAATAGTAGGTGCCGGAGGTGGTGGCCTCTATGCGGCTCTGGAAACGAGCAAAAGAAAGGGGCTTAGAGTCGCAGTAATAAGTAAGGTTTTTCCTACACGCTCCCATACGGGGGCAGCTCAAGGAGGAATAAACGCGGCCTTGGGGAACGTAGCTCCAGACAGTCCTGAAAAGCACACTTACGACACTGTAAAGGGAAGCGATTTCTTGGCCGACCAGGACGCTGTTGAGCTTATGTGTGATATGGCCCCAAAGATAATAAGGGAAATGGAACACATGGGTCTTCCCTTCTCGAGGTTAAAGGACGGAAGGATAGCTCAGAGGCCTTTTGGAGGAGCTTCATTTCCAAGGACCTGTTACGCAGCTGATAAAACAGGACATGTCATGCTCCAAACCCTTTACGAGCAGTGTTTAAAAAACGAGGTGACTTTCTTAAACGAGTGGTTTGCTCTCAATCTAATTCACAATGGAGAGAGAATATCAGGAATAGTAGCCATAAACCTTAAAACTGGAGAAGTTGAAGGAATCAGAGCAAAGGCTGTTATTCTTGCAACGGGGGGACATGGGAGAATTTACTGGAACAGAACCTCAAATGCCTTAGGAAATACGGGAGATGGTCCTGCAATGGCCTTAAGGGCAGGAGTCCCCCTTAAGGATATGGAGTTTGTTCAGTTTCACCCTACAGGACTTAGGAGAACCGGGATTTTAGTCACAGAAGGAGCAAGGGGAGAGGGTGGTTACTTAATAAACAAAAATGGTGAAAGATTTATGAAAAGGTACGCTCCAGAAAAGATGGAGCTCGCTCCAAGAGATTTGGTTTCAAGGGCTATAGAGACAGAGATAATGGAGGGAAGGGGATTTAAAGACTCTGAGGGTAACGAATTTGTTTACCTCGATTTGAGGCACTTAGGAAGGGACAAAATATTGGAGAGACTCCCTCAAATTAGAGAACTTGCAATTGATTTTGAGGGAGTTGACCCTATAGAGGAACCTATTCCTGTAAGACCAACAGCTCACTACTCAATGGGCGGAATTGATGCAGATAAGTTTGGAAGAACTCCTCTAAAGGGACTCTATGCAGTGGGAGAGTGCGCTTGTATTTCCGTTCACGGAGCAAACAGGCTTGGAGGAAACTCACTCCTTGATATCGTTGTCTTTGGAAAGATTGCCGGAGAGGATGCTGTTAATTTTGTTTCGGAAGTTAGTTTCTCAGATTTCAGCGAATCTGCGGTTAAGGATGAAGAGAGGAAAATTGAGAGGCTGTTTGAAAATGAGGGGACGGAAAAACTCCATCAGCTCAGGAGTGAACTTTCAGATGCAATGAGTAGAGGTGTTGGCATATTCAGGGAAGAGAAAAGGATGAAGGAAGCCCTTGAGAAGGTAAGGGAGATTAAGGAAAGGGCTAAAAAGCTTAAAGTTTACGATAGAGAAAGGTGCTTTAACACAAATCTCCAGCAGACGTTAGAATTTCTAAATATGGTTGAGGTTGCAGAGACAATTGCCTTTTCGGCCATAGAGAGGAGGGAGAGTAGAGGAGCTCACTATAGAACGGACTATCCGAAGAGGGACGATGAAAATTTCTTAAAACACTCTCTAACTATTAGAAAGGAAGATGGAGAGCTCTCAATCTCCTGGAAGCCCGTAAAGATAACAAAGTTCCAGCCTGAAGAGAGAAAGTACTAA